A genome region from Methanobacterium subterraneum includes the following:
- a CDS encoding PP2C family protein-serine/threonine phosphatase, whose product MNTTTLKHKISRMAICGVLIFLTNLFFSYLFPVLPISELGPASALPPVFGLLFGPWGALGSALGYLGADILSGDPPEIYLMYFFVQFLYGYIPYKLWYLLDKDKTISPPRLDTVKNLTKFVVIMFVNAVVMAGFLGFLLDGLGLYELVSLTTIIFALNNFDFSIMFGTLLVIGANYYGILMIKPRTVTKTFLPRGLYDAMAVVALLVGTENIIYSLYTGPSIWSMAAGTITYSLALIYVLKPVTKEIGEKTSQIRVSLTERLILVFIIIGAIIAMVTGIIYYYTIPFPEGGEIQFWESVYLHVTLILSIFYISTILLLRYIERTITTPIESISDIVNNYVSDSEGIASSALITAKCQEYAADETEVGILAHSFQNMIQDLEIYLENLKKVTSEKEKINTELNVARKIQADMLPRISTLGVRDGFDIYATNLPAREVGGDFYDFFMVDDNHLAVVIADVSGKGVPAALFMVIAKTLIKNQAQLGKNAGEVFSTVNNQLVEGNDENMFVTSWMGILETTTGRFTYVNAGHNPPLLKQGGGDYQWLKSKPGFILGGLENTQYHPEEIHLEPGSRVYLYTDGVTEAIDEGEELFGEGRLLEAVNRDQDPGLEELCSRILEGIDSFVKDQEQFDDITMLVMEYKKP is encoded by the coding sequence ATGAATACCACCACCCTGAAGCACAAAATCAGCAGAATGGCCATCTGCGGTGTCCTGATCTTCCTCACTAACTTATTTTTCAGTTATTTATTCCCAGTCTTACCTATTTCTGAGCTGGGACCAGCCAGTGCATTACCCCCTGTTTTTGGTTTACTCTTTGGCCCATGGGGTGCATTGGGATCAGCCCTGGGGTACCTGGGAGCAGATATACTCTCCGGTGATCCGCCGGAAATTTATCTCATGTACTTCTTTGTCCAGTTCCTCTACGGTTACATTCCCTACAAACTATGGTACCTGCTGGATAAGGATAAGACCATCAGCCCACCCCGCCTGGACACTGTGAAGAATTTAACCAAATTCGTGGTGATAATGTTTGTAAATGCTGTGGTAATGGCCGGCTTCCTTGGTTTCCTCCTGGACGGCTTGGGACTCTACGAACTGGTCTCCTTAACCACCATAATATTCGCCCTGAATAACTTTGATTTTTCCATAATGTTCGGTACTTTACTTGTTATTGGGGCTAACTATTACGGTATCCTCATGATCAAACCCCGCACTGTCACTAAAACCTTCCTACCCCGGGGTTTATATGATGCAATGGCAGTGGTGGCACTCCTGGTGGGAACTGAGAATATTATTTACTCCCTGTATACCGGGCCCAGCATATGGTCCATGGCTGCCGGGACCATAACCTATTCCCTGGCTTTAATCTACGTTCTAAAACCAGTGACCAAGGAAATTGGGGAAAAAACTAGCCAGATAAGGGTTTCATTAACCGAAAGGTTAATCCTGGTTTTCATCATCATCGGGGCTATCATCGCCATGGTAACCGGGATCATATACTATTACACCATCCCCTTTCCAGAAGGTGGTGAAATACAATTCTGGGAGTCAGTTTACCTCCATGTTACATTAATCCTATCCATTTTTTATATATCCACAATTCTACTTTTAAGGTACATTGAAAGGACCATAACCACCCCTATTGAGTCCATATCTGATATTGTCAATAATTATGTCAGTGATTCTGAGGGTATTGCCAGCAGCGCCCTAATCACTGCCAAGTGTCAGGAGTATGCTGCTGATGAGACTGAAGTGGGGATCCTGGCCCATTCCTTCCAGAACATGATCCAGGACCTGGAGATCTACCTGGAAAATTTGAAGAAAGTCACCTCGGAGAAGGAAAAAATTAACACCGAATTGAATGTTGCCCGGAAAATCCAGGCGGATATGTTACCCCGGATCAGTACTTTAGGGGTTAGGGATGGATTTGACATCTACGCCACCAACCTGCCGGCCCGGGAGGTGGGTGGGGATTTCTATGACTTTTTCATGGTGGATGATAACCACTTGGCAGTGGTGATCGCCGATGTATCTGGTAAGGGTGTGCCTGCAGCTTTGTTCATGGTGATTGCCAAGACATTAATTAAAAACCAGGCCCAGCTCGGTAAAAATGCCGGGGAAGTTTTCTCCACAGTTAACAACCAATTGGTGGAGGGTAATGATGAGAACATGTTTGTAACCAGCTGGATGGGTATCCTGGAAACCACTACCGGAAGGTTCACCTATGTTAACGCCGGCCACAACCCACCCCTCCTGAAACAAGGTGGTGGGGATTACCAGTGGCTGAAGTCCAAACCAGGATTCATACTGGGAGGACTGGAGAACACCCAGTACCACCCGGAAGAGATTCACCTGGAACCTGGAAGCCGGGTTTACCTCTACACCGATGGTGTTACCGAAGCCATTGATGAGGGTGAGGAACTCTTTGGTGAGGGTAGATTACTGGAGGCAGTAAACCGGGACCAAGATCCGGGGCTTGAAGAACTGTGTTCCCGTATCCTGGAAGGAATCGACAGTTTCGTGAAAGACCAGGAACAGTTCGATGATATTACCATGCTGGTAATGGAATATAAAAAACCATGA
- a CDS encoding BRO-N domain-containing protein, with translation MTGKNAIKLFEDNKIRTFWDENEEEWFFSIIDVIEVLTGSKNPRRYWSDLKNKMKSEEGSELYENIVQLKMPAADGKMRLTDVASTKQLLRLIQSIPSPKAEPFKLWLAEVGKERLDEIADPELTIERAIKTYKAKGYSDDWINQRLKSVEIRKELTDEWQRCDVSEGIEYAILTNEITNAWSGMDTKQYKKFKGLKKENLRDNMSNLELILTMLGEASTTEISKNVNP, from the coding sequence ATGACTGGAAAAAATGCAATCAAACTTTTTGAGGATAATAAAATTAGGACTTTTTGGGATGAAAACGAAGAAGAATGGTTCTTTTCGATTATTGATGTTATAGAAGTTTTAACAGGTAGTAAAAACCCCCGAAGATATTGGAGTGATTTGAAAAATAAAATGAAATCTGAAGAGGGTAGTGAACTGTACGAAAATATCGTACAGTTGAAAATGCCTGCTGCTGATGGAAAAATGCGATTAACTGACGTAGCCAGCACAAAACAATTATTAAGGTTAATTCAATCCATACCTTCACCTAAGGCTGAACCTTTTAAATTATGGTTAGCTGAAGTAGGTAAAGAAAGGCTGGATGAAATAGCTGACCCCGAACTAACAATAGAAAGGGCTATAAAGACTTATAAAGCTAAAGGTTATTCGGATGATTGGATTAATCAGCGGTTAAAATCAGTTGAGATAAGAAAAGAATTAACTGATGAATGGCAGAGGTGTGATGTAAGCGAAGGCATTGAATATGCAATTTTAACTAACGAAATCACCAACGCATGGTCTGGTATGGATACTAAACAATATAAGAAATTTAAAGGATTGAAAAAGGAGAACCTCAGAGATAATATGAGTAATCTTGAATTAATTCTTACTATGCTGGGTGAGGCATCCACCACAGAGATATCTAAAAATGTTAATCCCTAA
- a CDS encoding transposase: MGEILKIFGSRRVKQEIAKHGIKPADKAGIMFRVMFTSMFFSVDVSYVLRELNEREELRKFVGVEDVPDVDSFYRFMSRFSENQFVKLVNGVLNTQNPSKRRRKTTILVDSTDLQVDINWNRKKRSKKSLEDEEFKWGCSSSKGFYIGYKLTIALEYPKMKPLAFIIHQGSPNDAPIFTEIMEQLKNRRLILKGDTFIFDKGYYSKDNYINGILGYNIVPIIFPKYYFKLNKILDSLSYPLDCFNKNTSKYKNKSFYKRLVRDFKRKITNWKRLKPIRGMIEDWNKLTKEAFSMKKIHRFTYRSVVKYVSLNVLLAGIITLLGYNSKKAIQCLSEW, translated from the coding sequence TTGGGTGAAATACTTAAAATTTTCGGTTCCCGTAGAGTAAAGCAGGAAATAGCTAAACACGGCATTAAACCCGCTGATAAAGCTGGAATTATGTTTAGAGTTATGTTTACTAGTATGTTTTTTTCTGTGGATGTTTCATATGTGTTAAGGGAGCTTAATGAGAGAGAAGAACTTAGGAAATTTGTTGGTGTGGAAGATGTGCCTGATGTTGACAGTTTTTATCGTTTTATGTCAAGGTTTTCAGAAAATCAGTTTGTAAAACTGGTTAATGGTGTTTTGAACACTCAAAATCCTAGTAAAAGGCGAAGAAAGACCACTATTTTGGTGGATAGTACTGATTTGCAGGTGGATATAAATTGGAATCGGAAAAAAAGATCTAAAAAATCTTTGGAAGATGAAGAGTTTAAATGGGGTTGCAGTTCTTCTAAGGGATTTTATATTGGATATAAACTCACAATAGCTTTAGAATACCCTAAAATGAAGCCATTAGCCTTTATTATTCACCAGGGATCTCCAAATGATGCTCCAATCTTCACAGAAATCATGGAACAACTGAAAAATAGACGTTTAATACTGAAAGGAGATACTTTTATCTTTGATAAAGGATATTACAGTAAGGATAATTATATTAATGGTATTTTAGGTTATAATATTGTTCCAATTATTTTCCCCAAATATTATTTCAAACTAAACAAGATATTAGATAGTTTAAGCTATCCATTGGATTGTTTTAATAAAAATACTAGCAAATATAAGAATAAAAGTTTTTACAAACGATTAGTGCGTGATTTTAAACGAAAAATCACCAATTGGAAGAGATTAAAACCTATACGGGGCATGATCGAAGACTGGAATAAATTAACAAAAGAAGCTTTTTCTATGAAGAAAATACACAGATTTACCTACAGATCAGTAGTAAAATACGTTTCTCTAAATGTACTTTTAGCAGGCATCATCACACTACTCGGTTATAACTCTAAAAAAGCCATACAATGCCTCTCCGAATGGTGA
- a CDS encoding transposase, which translates to MISEIYYSPVYCGGSKQLNLLDFNFKNSNIQCLERFLNKNSELKENKLVKFIERTYYYVKIAISKYSNAFSNHLYSQHALFTILAMKIYTKSTYREIIDFIDVSDIIKKYLRIKKVPHFTTIQKFFKRLPSKQIREINQLILTLNDIKADIIALDGSGFTNDYADKYYAKIRQKERKSYIKNHLTIDVKTRFILYYQTSSGPKYDTQFAKPALRQIKKYKPHYIVADKAYDTEPIRKCIN; encoded by the coding sequence ATGATTAGCGAAATCTATTATTCCCCTGTTTATTGTGGGGGTTCAAAGCAATTAAATCTTTTGGATTTTAATTTTAAAAATTCTAATATTCAATGTTTAGAAAGATTTTTAAACAAGAATAGTGAATTAAAAGAAAATAAGTTGGTGAAATTCATTGAAAGGACATATTATTATGTTAAAATAGCGATAAGCAAGTATTCTAATGCTTTTTCAAACCATTTATATTCACAACATGCTTTATTCACAATATTGGCAATGAAAATTTACACAAAATCAACATATCGTGAAATAATTGATTTTATTGATGTATCAGACATAATTAAGAAATATTTGAGAATAAAAAAGGTTCCACACTTTACAACGATCCAAAAATTTTTTAAAAGACTACCTTCAAAACAAATTAGAGAAATTAACCAATTAATATTAACATTAAACGATATTAAAGCAGATATAATAGCATTAGACGGCTCTGGTTTTACTAATGATTATGCAGACAAGTATTATGCAAAAATACGGCAAAAAGAAAGAAAAAGCTACATAAAAAACCACTTAACAATAGACGTAAAAACACGCTTTATTTTATATTATCAAACATCAAGTGGACCAAAATACGACACACAATTTGCAAAACCCGCATTAAGACAAATCAAAAAGTATAAACCACATTACATAGTAGCAGACAAAGCATATGACACAGAACCAATAAGAAAATGCATAAATTAA
- the cobM gene encoding precorrin-4 C(11)-methyltransferase, whose amino-acid sequence MQGKVIFIGAGPGDPELLTIKAAKAIEKADTIIYAGSLVNPEVLSGAKPEAVIYNSAELNLDEIVEIMGKSVGEGKLVARVHTGDPAIYGAIAEQIQYLKARNINYEIIPGVSSLFASAAALEAELTLPEVSQTVIITRPSGRTPKPEREAIFRLAEHQATMCIFLGVHMISKVVAELLTFYDPLTPVAVVQKASWDDQKIVRGTLDDIVDQVQEAGITKTALIVVGDVLGTDKVTPSKLYDAHFTHEYRKGEGE is encoded by the coding sequence ATGCAGGGTAAAGTAATTTTCATTGGAGCAGGACCCGGAGACCCGGAACTACTCACCATCAAAGCCGCCAAAGCAATTGAAAAAGCAGACACCATAATCTACGCCGGGTCACTGGTAAACCCGGAGGTCCTATCAGGAGCCAAACCTGAAGCTGTGATCTACAACAGTGCCGAGCTGAACCTGGATGAAATTGTGGAGATAATGGGGAAATCTGTAGGTGAGGGTAAACTGGTGGCCCGGGTGCACACCGGAGACCCGGCTATCTACGGGGCCATAGCCGAACAGATACAGTACCTTAAGGCCCGGAACATCAACTACGAGATCATACCTGGTGTGAGTTCCCTGTTTGCCTCGGCAGCGGCACTGGAAGCAGAGTTAACCCTACCTGAAGTTTCCCAGACAGTGATCATCACCCGTCCCTCTGGCAGGACACCTAAACCAGAACGGGAGGCCATCTTCCGCCTGGCAGAACACCAGGCCACCATGTGCATATTCCTGGGAGTGCACATGATCAGTAAAGTGGTGGCTGAGCTTCTGACCTTTTACGATCCCCTGACCCCGGTGGCAGTGGTTCAGAAGGCCAGCTGGGATGATCAAAAAATTGTGAGGGGCACCCTGGATGATATTGTGGACCAGGTCCAGGAGGCAGGTATCACCAAGACCGCACTTATCGTGGTGGGAGATGTGCTTGGTACTGATAAGGTGACTCCATCCAAGCTCTATGATGCACACTTCACGCATGAGTACCGGAAGGGTGAAGGAGAATAA
- a CDS encoding DUF166 domain-containing protein, which produces MKLYIISSGKYGSRIVNSLAEMGLASSMVGLEEIPEDLPEFIDDFAQYVPKSIPTADLILAVGLYGDINMIVPIIARKSGAKSVIIPIHDPTQVPPGLQREIEESAPEVKIVFPKPFCSLEPVGDTFIDKFAREFGKPKMEIDADGLIKKVKVLRTAPCGSTHYIAQHIEGIPIEEAELEAGNKLHNYPCNASMTTDQVVGDTILHLAGYQTKEAVKRALGFATRSAVVDHETCEADECQHECIKHCPQVQIGLDTVTLNENEQAVIDPASCGCCEICIQECPYGSIEMEERKFTLE; this is translated from the coding sequence ATGAAACTTTACATCATAAGTTCCGGGAAGTATGGCAGTCGCATTGTCAACAGTCTGGCAGAAATGGGATTGGCCAGTAGCATGGTAGGTTTAGAGGAGATTCCAGAGGATCTACCCGAGTTCATAGACGATTTTGCGCAGTACGTACCCAAATCCATTCCCACTGCGGATCTCATCCTGGCAGTGGGACTCTATGGGGATATTAACATGATCGTACCCATCATCGCCCGGAAAAGCGGTGCTAAATCCGTGATCATACCCATCCACGACCCGACACAAGTACCACCTGGCCTGCAACGGGAGATAGAAGAATCTGCCCCTGAAGTTAAAATCGTATTCCCCAAACCATTCTGTTCCCTGGAACCGGTGGGCGACACCTTCATTGACAAATTCGCCCGGGAGTTCGGCAAACCCAAAATGGAAATAGATGCAGATGGTCTTATTAAGAAGGTGAAGGTACTCCGAACTGCTCCCTGTGGCAGCACCCACTACATAGCCCAGCACATTGAGGGCATACCCATTGAGGAAGCAGAACTGGAAGCAGGGAATAAATTGCATAATTATCCCTGTAACGCCAGTATGACCACTGACCAGGTGGTGGGAGACACCATACTCCACCTGGCCGGGTACCAGACCAAGGAAGCAGTGAAAAGGGCACTGGGTTTTGCCACCAGATCAGCAGTGGTGGACCATGAAACCTGTGAAGCAGACGAGTGCCAGCACGAATGCATCAAACACTGCCCACAGGTACAGATCGGCCTGGATACCGTAACCTTAAATGAGAATGAACAGGCAGTGATTGACCCGGCCAGCTGCGGATGCTGTGAGATCTGCATCCAGGAATGTCCCTACGGATCCATAGAAATGGAAGAAAGGAAATTCACCCTGGAGTGA
- a CDS encoding DUF2283 domain-containing protein, which yields MKAKYFELVKKYDAQSDILYMHKDMEYKYRESVEMGDKFILDFDSNHKPVALEILDASTFFNVNKLSLKRNFEMKMHVQIEKDRIYLKGLFKFFVHNKKCPSAFAQDTANDIDAPLLATSFEMATA from the coding sequence ATGAAAGCTAAATATTTTGAACTTGTCAAAAAATATGACGCCCAATCAGACATCTTGTATATGCACAAAGATATGGAATATAAATATAGAGAGTCTGTAGAAATGGGTGATAAATTTATTCTTGACTTTGATTCAAATCATAAACCAGTTGCACTTGAAATCTTAGATGCATCAACATTTTTCAACGTAAATAAATTATCCCTAAAACGAAATTTTGAAATGAAAATGCACGTGCAAATTGAGAAAGATCGTATTTATTTAAAAGGGTTATTCAAGTTTTTTGTTCATAATAAAAAATGTCCATCTGCATTTGCTCAAGATACTGCAAATGATATTGATGCACCACTATTGGCAACAAGCTTTGAGATGGCAACAGCTTAG
- a CDS encoding MarR family transcriptional regulator, translating into MDDKEKVIKAFKDSEEPLNATKVSQISGVEKKEVDKIMKELKKDETIISPKRCYWALKE; encoded by the coding sequence ATGGATGATAAAGAAAAAGTGATCAAAGCTTTCAAGGACTCTGAAGAACCTTTAAACGCCACTAAAGTCAGCCAGATATCTGGTGTGGAGAAAAAAGAAGTGGACAAGATCATGAAAGAACTTAAAAAAGATGAAACTATCATATCTCCAAAAAGGTGTTACTGGGCCTTGAAGGAATAA
- a CDS encoding DUF166 domain-containing protein, with amino-acid sequence MKIYLLISGKYGSRVVNNLAEHGMASNIVGMEEYPEDLPHFIDDFSHYIPHSLPDADLILAVGLSGDINMVVPEVARKTGAKSAIIPIYSPEQMPPGLQQEITESAPDVRIVFPKPFCSLEPIGDAPIDEFASRFGKPVLYIKSDNFIKKVKVLRGAPCGSTDYIAKGLWSMPAEEAELNATQKLHNYPCNASTDTDPAVGDTSMHLASYQIKEAVKRGLGFAVKSAVVDDEICDTAKCQEECLKTCPQVRIGLETITISNEEKAIIDPATCGYCEICVKECPQNAIEIQNGRFELEG; translated from the coding sequence ATGAAAATCTACCTTCTAATCTCGGGTAAGTACGGTAGCCGGGTGGTGAATAACCTGGCAGAGCACGGAATGGCCAGTAACATTGTGGGGATGGAAGAATATCCTGAAGATCTACCTCATTTTATTGATGATTTTTCCCATTACATACCCCACAGTTTACCTGATGCTGATCTCATCCTGGCCGTGGGTCTATCCGGGGACATAAACATGGTAGTCCCGGAAGTAGCCCGGAAAACCGGTGCAAAATCAGCCATAATACCCATCTACAGCCCGGAGCAAATGCCCCCTGGGCTGCAGCAGGAAATCACAGAATCCGCCCCAGATGTGAGGATAGTTTTCCCCAAACCATTCTGCTCCCTGGAACCAATCGGAGATGCACCCATAGATGAGTTTGCCAGCCGCTTCGGTAAACCAGTCCTCTATATCAAGTCAGATAATTTCATTAAAAAGGTGAAAGTACTAAGGGGTGCTCCCTGTGGTTCCACAGATTACATTGCCAAGGGACTGTGGAGCATGCCCGCAGAAGAAGCAGAACTCAACGCCACCCAGAAACTCCACAACTACCCCTGCAATGCCAGCACCGACACTGACCCGGCAGTGGGTGACACCAGCATGCACCTGGCCAGCTACCAGATCAAAGAAGCCGTAAAAAGGGGACTGGGCTTTGCAGTCAAATCAGCAGTGGTGGACGATGAAATCTGTGACACCGCAAAGTGCCAGGAAGAATGCCTGAAAACCTGCCCCCAGGTACGAATAGGGCTGGAAACCATCACCATCAGTAATGAGGAAAAGGCGATAATTGACCCTGCTACCTGTGGATACTGTGAAATATGTGTTAAAGAATGCCCCCAAAATGCCATTGAAATACAAAATGGAAGGTTTGAACTGGAAGGATGA
- a CDS encoding TIGR04076 family protein — MLEITVHKIRGHCPVYKEGDRLVFKDPEIDLEETDALCTHALSTILHYTTILEHHWIPLELGLTREGDEEHAYLQCVDPGKPYTNGGTVIFQCRKLEEP, encoded by the coding sequence ATGCTGGAGATAACTGTCCATAAAATAAGGGGACACTGCCCGGTCTATAAAGAAGGGGACCGTCTTGTTTTTAAAGATCCAGAAATTGATCTGGAGGAGACCGATGCCCTGTGCACCCATGCATTGTCAACTATTTTACATTACACCACTATTTTAGAACACCACTGGATACCCCTTGAACTGGGACTCACCCGGGAAGGGGATGAGGAACACGCCTACCTGCAGTGTGTGGATCCCGGGAAACCCTACACCAATGGTGGCACCGTAATATTCCAGTGCCGGAAACTGGAGGAACCATGA
- a CDS encoding adenylosuccinate synthetase produces MTCNILVGGGWGDEGKGKCITYLCYQDKPEIIARAGVGPNAGHSVEFNGEKYGLRMIPSGFVHTGARLLIGAGVLVDPTVFHHELDYLNKYQVKNRTFADYRCAIIEEEHKEQDKGSDHLYKKIGSTGTGCGPANRDRALRTIKLAGDVEAMEGYTADVPLEVNTALDEGRDVFIEGSQGFGLSLYYGTYPFVTSKDTTASSAAADIGVGPTRIDDVIVVFKSYITRVGEGPFPSEMKQDEAEKMGLEEYGTVTGRRRRVGLFDMDLARESCMINGATQIALTCVDRIYPSCERVTEYSGLSGEIKRFIEEIENETKVPVTIISTGPDLTDTIDLRDELM; encoded by the coding sequence ATGACATGCAACATTTTAGTAGGCGGAGGCTGGGGAGACGAGGGTAAAGGTAAATGTATCACCTACCTCTGCTACCAGGACAAACCGGAAATCATTGCCCGGGCCGGAGTAGGGCCCAACGCAGGCCATTCGGTGGAGTTTAACGGAGAAAAATATGGACTGCGGATGATTCCATCCGGATTTGTCCACACCGGAGCAAGACTCCTCATAGGTGCCGGTGTACTGGTGGACCCAACAGTCTTCCACCACGAACTGGACTACCTCAACAAGTACCAGGTTAAAAACAGAACATTCGCTGATTACCGCTGTGCCATAATCGAAGAAGAACACAAAGAACAGGACAAAGGCTCAGACCACCTGTACAAAAAGATCGGAAGTACCGGAACTGGCTGCGGACCAGCCAACCGTGACCGGGCACTACGAACCATTAAACTGGCAGGGGATGTGGAAGCCATGGAAGGATACACTGCCGACGTGCCACTGGAAGTGAACACCGCTTTGGATGAGGGACGTGACGTGTTCATAGAAGGATCCCAGGGTTTCGGATTATCCCTGTACTACGGAACATACCCCTTCGTAACCAGTAAGGACACCACTGCATCCAGTGCCGCCGCTGATATTGGTGTAGGACCCACTCGTATTGATGATGTAATTGTAGTTTTCAAATCCTACATCACCCGTGTAGGGGAAGGACCATTCCCTTCAGAAATGAAACAGGACGAAGCCGAAAAAATGGGACTGGAAGAATACGGAACAGTCACCGGACGAAGAAGGAGAGTAGGACTCTTCGACATGGATCTGGCCCGTGAATCCTGTATGATAAACGGAGCCACCCAGATAGCACTAACCTGCGTGGACCGAATATACCCCTCCTGTGAAAGGGTAACTGAATACTCCGGCCTATCTGGTGAGATAAAACGTTTCATTGAAGAAATAGAAAACGAAACCAAAGTACCAGTAACCATAATCAGTACCGGACCAGACCTGACTGATACTATCGACCTCAGGGACGAGTTAATGTAA
- a CDS encoding ATP-binding protein, with the protein METDYYHDIKMQKLFHILEEPKSLDGIDLSKGFIQNLLLKIINTYGNIKVQQMHEITGLHTDLLEECLKPMEKQDLIAPTGGGFLFASVDYTIKKQGHQKAVQLMEENPYIGIAPVTYDDYFKIMEVQLKGRYPLHIPKEVVERAFHDVVGMKHPKKVLNEAAIGGKGFFIYGPPGTGKTFLTSKMSELLPPIIIPRYIEFSGNIIQLLDPDFHHLREEQPGDPRWVKIYAPFVFTGSELSTEKMETLYNPNKGVYETSPIIKANGGVLLLDDLGRQKEDPNVLLNRMIVPLENKKDVIYVKGAPVIVHTHFIPALSTNLEITIIDEAHLRRAPLHVYLEVPSSDEIVEVFQRNLDILKEDYDPEVLERFRKVYIPQMQGGESLKPTFAHARDIAQIAQAIRIRRGEERMTVEILEEALNQHILVSMQRKYTPELFERIITQGSKPHQ; encoded by the coding sequence ATGGAAACAGACTATTATCACGATATCAAGATGCAGAAACTCTTCCATATCCTGGAAGAACCCAAATCACTGGATGGAATAGATCTATCCAAGGGATTCATACAGAACCTGCTACTTAAAATCATCAACACCTACGGGAATATAAAAGTACAGCAGATGCACGAAATCACCGGACTACACACTGACCTCCTGGAGGAATGCCTCAAACCAATGGAAAAACAGGACCTAATTGCTCCAACCGGTGGAGGGTTCCTCTTTGCCAGTGTGGACTACACCATCAAGAAACAGGGCCACCAGAAAGCAGTCCAGTTAATGGAGGAAAACCCCTACATTGGAATCGCCCCGGTAACCTACGATGATTACTTCAAGATCATGGAAGTCCAGCTCAAAGGACGCTACCCCCTCCACATACCAAAAGAGGTGGTGGAACGGGCCTTCCACGACGTGGTGGGGATGAAACATCCTAAAAAGGTTTTAAATGAAGCTGCAATTGGGGGAAAAGGATTCTTCATCTACGGACCACCCGGAACTGGTAAAACCTTCCTCACCAGTAAGATGTCGGAACTATTACCACCCATCATCATACCCCGATACATCGAGTTCAGTGGGAACATAATACAACTACTGGACCCGGACTTCCACCACCTGCGGGAAGAACAACCTGGAGACCCCCGATGGGTTAAGATCTACGCACCATTCGTATTCACAGGCTCCGAGCTCAGTACCGAGAAGATGGAAACACTATACAACCCTAACAAGGGAGTCTATGAAACCTCCCCCATCATCAAAGCCAACGGAGGAGTACTATTACTGGACGACCTGGGACGGCAGAAGGAAGACCCCAACGTACTCCTGAACCGGATGATCGTACCCTTAGAAAATAAGAAGGATGTGATCTACGTTAAAGGAGCACCAGTCATCGTGCACACCCACTTCATACCCGCACTCTCCACCAACCTGGAGATCACCATCATTGATGAAGCCCACCTGAGACGGGCACCCTTACACGTGTACTTGGAGGTACCTAGCTCTGATGAGATCGTGGAGGTGTTCCAGCGAAACCTGGACATTTTAAAGGAGGACTATGATCCGGAGGTTCTGGAAAGGTTCCGGAAGGTTTACATACCTCAAATGCAGGGAGGGGAAAGCCTGAAACCCACCTTCGCCCATGCCCGAGACATAGCCCAGATAGCCCAGGCCATACGCATCCGGAGGGGGGAGGAGAGGATGACGGTGGAGATCCTGGAGGAAGCCCTGAACCAGCACATACTGGTATCCATGCAACGCAAGTACACCCCCGAACTCTTTGAAAGAATCATAACCCAGGGAAGCAAGCCACATCAATAA